In the genome of Chryseobacterium phocaeense, the window CGTCTCCGCCTTTGATGTTTACTTTTTGATTTCTGTCTAGGATGTTGGTGTTGAGTTTAGAGATTTTTGTTTTTTTTAAAATTAATTTCTTTTTGTTCATGGGTTAAAATTTTAAATTTATTTGTCTCTAAAGTAGTAAAAATTAAGACTCCAACCAGTGTGTTTTAAAATTTTCTTCATTGATTTTTTCTATTTTGCTCTCTATGTGGTGATAAATTGTTTTTGCTGTGTTTTTGCTGATTTTTTTAGGATCAATGCCTGAAATCCACAATTTTACAAAATCTTTATCCGGAAAATCTTCCCAGTGATAGGCAGCCCTGTAGCCTGGGTCGCATAGAACTTTTTCTGTTTTTGTGTCTAAAAATGATTCATATCCCAGATAGGAAGAATAATAGAAAAGCACTTTTTTTAGAAATACATAATAATGGTAATGAAAAAACGGTGATTCTTCGTCAATGGAGATCAAATGATTTTTATGGTTATACAACCCGTACAGTCCGGCCTTCACTTCACTTTTTATATTTAATTTTTTAAAAAAGGGAGTGGCAACATAGGTTGCCGCAAGGTCTTGCAGTTCTGTAATGGTACTCTTAGGATCATATAGAATTTTACCAATGTTGAAAATATAAGCTTCAAATTTCTGCCTGCTGATAAATTCACTGTTGAATTTTCTTTTAACAGAATCTGAGCTTCTTCCGAGATAAGAAAATGTATAACCATTGATAGTGGTGAGGCCTTTTAAGGTTTTTGTTTGGGTTTGATTAAATATAATCCGGATATCAATATCCGAATTTTTATTCTGTAATCCTACTGCATAGCTTCCGGTAAGCAGAATGCCAATGACAGACTTTTTACTTTTCCAGTGGTTTAAAAAGACTTCGAGTGCTTCTTCCATGAATTGTTTTTATAAAAATAAAAAATCCCGGCGAAAAGCCGGGATAGATATTTATAAAATCTGTTCTTGTGATCTTATTAGAATCTGTAAGAAAGTGAAGCAGACCAAGTTCTTCCGAATCCGAAATAAACGTTGTTGCTAACATCCAAACCTTTGTAGAAGTTGCTAGGGTTTGCATTATAGGCGTCTAGTTGCTGTTGAGCAGTCTGTCCACCTGGAACATCTTTGTAATCAGAAATCGTTTTCTTGTTTGAAGATCTTAAATCTGAAATGTACGTAGCATCAAATAAGTTATAAACATTGGCTGTCAGGATCAATTTCTGTCCGTTTCTCATATTAAATGTATAAGATGCTCCCACATCAGTCAGGTTATAAGAAGGTGCTTTTAGAGAACCTTTCTCAGCTCTTGCTGCAGGAATCTGTCCATTTTCTCCAATGATGAAACCACTGTTGATACTGAATGTTCCGTATAGGTTGTCATAATATCTCCATGTTCCGTAAATGTCAAGATTTTTAACTGGTTTTACAGTAGCTCCAATAGCAGCTGTTGTTTGTGCTGCATCAGATACTTTAAGACCATCCAGAGCTAATGTAACTTCGTTTCTTCCGTTTGATCCGGCAATAGGAGCTCCGTTTTCATCAACTAAAAGACCTGTGGGGTTGTTTTTGTATTTCCAGTTACCTATAGATAGCATTCCGTTGAATTCTAGGAAATCAAGAGGTTTGTAGAACATTTCCAGTTCCGCTCCCATATGCACCTGCTTTACTCCGTTTAAGCTAACAGTTGCTCTTTCCAGACCGTAAATAGTAAGGTTGGTAAGACGAACGAATCTATCATCCCATGAAGTATAGTAAAGGTTAAGGTTTGCTCGTAGTTTAGAAGATCTGAAACCGTAACCGAATTCTGCAGAAGCAATTTTTTCATTCTGAAGATCCTTGTTGATCACCTGTTGGTTACCTGTCTGTCTACCGTCTGAAACTGAATAAGGGAAAACTGCAAAGAAGTTAGGCTGCTTAGAATAGTATCCGGCGTTCACAAATACATTGTGATTGTCATTGATATTATAGTTAACACCAGCTTTTGCGTTATACCCGAACAGATACTTCATTTTGGTTTTTGTGTTAACCTTTTCTCCTAACTGCTCAGTCACACCATCAATAATCCAGTTGTCAATTCTTGAAAACCCTTGCTCAGAAGCAGACCCCTGAATAAATGCAGAAAGGTTATCCTTAGAATACTCTAATTGTCCGAAAACACCACCCCAAAGAACTTCTCCGTTGTAGTTTCTGTATACAAGCTGGTCTTTATCTTTTATTGCTTTTACGAATGGATTTGCAGAAGGCACCGGATCATAAACAAGATTTACATCCATATTTGGATTGTTCTTGTTGTCTTTTTCAATGAATTTGCTATTCCCCCAAAGATCTGTTAAAACTCCCGGGTGGTATCCGTAGTAGTATCTTCCGTCAAAACCGGCAGAGAAATTCCAGTTATCATTGATTTTATGTTGGAAATTGGAAAGTATTCCATACCAGTCATGAGAGTTTACAGAAGCTCTTCTCACCAAACCGTTAGTTCTTTGTGCAACACCAGGTGTAGCATTTACCTTGTTGATAGGTGCAGCAGGATTAGAAGGGTTCCATTGTACCGCTTGTCCCTGGTTCCAGGCAACAATGTCATCGAAACGGATTAAACCATCCTGAGTTTTTGGAAGACTGTTGATGCTTGTTCCGTTAATAGATCCGATAACTCCGGTCCCACCTCCACGTCCCCATGAAGCATAAACAACAGTTGATAATTTAGACTTCTCACTCATAGTCCAGTCCCAGTTAATGGATGCAACCGGCTTACTGTAGTAGTTTACAGATTGAGAATATTGTCTTCCGTTCATATATCCCCAGTTGGAATTGTATTTTCTGTTTGGTTCGTCACCGAAAACTTTATCCAGTTTACCATCACCCATATCTAAATACGTAGCAATAGTTCCGTTAAAGTTTTGGTTGTGCCATTGAGGAGCACCTGTAAATGTGAACTGGAAATCGTGTTTTTTATTTGGCTGATAACCTAAAGCAAAATAGTAGTTATATGCTTCAAAATCAGAACCGTCAATATAAGTTGCTCCGGCAGTTCTTGCCATTAAGAATGAAGTAGACCATCCTTTTGCTGATTTCCCTGTGTTATATGAGAATAAAGTTTTAAGATATCCATCATTACCAAGACCTAAAGTTACATTTCCTTCTTTCTTTTTATCAGCAGCTCTTGTGATAACGTTAATGGTTCCTCCAATAGATGCAATTGCTAATTTAGAAGATCCTAAACCTCTCTGAACCTGCATTGCAGAAGTAACATCGGATAAACCAAGCCAGTTTGACCAGTAAACTGTACCCCCTTCCATATCGTTTACGGGAACACCGTTGATCATTACTGCTGTGTTGTTTGTATCAAAACCACGAATATTGACACGCCCGTCCCCAAAACCACCACCACCTTTTGTGGCATAGATGGAAGGAGTAGAGTTTAAGATCTCAGGAAATTCCTGGTTTCCTAATCGTTGTACGATTTGTGCTTCCTTAATGGTTGAAACTGCTACCGGTGTTTTTCTATCTTTAGCAATATCAGCAACACCAGTGATTACAACTTGTTCAATGTCATTGGATTTAGCTTTCACTGTATCCTGAACTTCTTGAGCATAATAAACACTAGCTGTAGATAAAGTAATCACTGCAGATAGCATCGATTTGTTGATTAATTTCATAATCGTGAGTAATAGTTAGATTTAATTTTCTGCAAAATTCGCGAAATAAAATTTAACTAATATTAACTCAATGTTAATTTTTATTCAATCTTAATAAGATTTAACTTACTGATTTTCAGTTATGTGAATAAAAAACGAATTTTCATATGAAGAAAATCATATTATTGAGTTTTTAACAAAAAGGGGTTGTTTTTATTAAAAATACAACGCTATTTCACGGCTTTGAGACTCAAATCGATATTTTCGGCGGAGTGGGTAAGGGCTCCTGCAGAGATGTAGGTGACGCCCGTAGAGGCTATTTCTTTTAACATATCACGGGTAATTCCTCCTGATGCTTCAGACTCACAAGCACCATTAATGAGTTCAACTGCCTGTTTCATCATACCAACATTCATATTATCAAGCATGATTCTGTCTGCTTTTGCTTTAAGGGCTTCTTTAACTTCTTCAAGATTTCTGGTCTCTACCTCAATCTTCAGTTTTTTCTTATTCTTTTTAACGTAGTCTTTGGCCATTTTTACGGCATTTGTAATACTTCCGTTATAATCAATGTGATTATCTTTAAGCATGATCATGTCATACAGACCGTATCTGTGGTTGGTTCCGCCGCCTATAGCAACAGCCCATTTTTCGCATACCCTGAAGTTAGGAGTGGTTTTTCTGGTGTCCAGAAGTTTTGTTTTGCTTCCCACCAGGCGGGAGTCCCAGTCGTGGGTGAGGGTAGCAATACCGCTCATCCTCTGCATACAGTTCAGGATAAGTCTTTCTGTTGAAAGAATAGATCTTGCGCTTCCGGTAACAATTAAAGCTATATCTCCAACTTTCGCGGCAGATCCGTCTTTGATAAAAACTTCAACTTTCAGATCTTTATCAAAAGTTTTAAAAATGATTTCCGCGAGTTCAACACCGGCTAAAATGCAGTCCTGCTTTACGAGAAGTTTAGCACTCTGCTTCAGATCAGCCGGAATGGTGGAAAGGGTAGATTGATCACCATCCTGAATGTCTTCTTCCAGGGCGTTTTTGATGAATGTTTTTAATACTTTATCGGTAACGTAGCTTGGTCTTTTCATGAGTAAGTGCTTTTAGACTAGATCTTTATTATAAAATGCTCCTTTATTTTCCGTCATTTCCATAGACTGGGTAATGATAAGGTGGGCAACGGTTGTTAAATTTCTCAGTTCAGACAGCTGAGGTGACAGAATGGAATAGTGATAAATTTCGTCCACTGCCGCTGCAATTTCCTGATGCTTCTGAAGAGCCATATTCAGACGTCTGTTGCTCCTCACGATACCTACCAGATCACTCATCATCTCCTGAAGCTGTTTTCTGAGGTAACTCACGATCACCATTTCATCCATGATCTTCATGCCTTCTTCATTCCATTCCGGAACGGCTTTCAGGTCATCGAAATTAAAATTATTTTCATTGAGAAGAGCGACGGTTTTTATAGCTGCATTATGTCCGAAAACCAGGCCTTCCAGCAGAGAGTTGGAAGCAAGCCTGTTGGCTCCGTGTAATCCTGAATTGGTGCATTCTCCCACGGCAAAAAGATTGCGTATGGAAGACTGGCCGTCCCGGTCTACTTCTATGCCGCCCATCAGGTAATGGCAGGCCGGTACTATTGGAATCAGCTGGGTGAAAGGATCAATTCCTTCCTCTTTACATTTCTTATAGATATTGGGAAAGTGTTCAAGAAATTTTTCCTGGTTCATATCGCGGCAGTCGAGACCGGCATATTCGTCACCGGAAATTTTCATTTCGTTATCAATGGCGCGTGCGACAATATCCCTTGACGCTAATTCTTCGCGCTCATCATATTTATGCATGAACTTTTCACCTTTCTTTGTCCTTAATTTCGCGCCATCACCCCGTACAGCCTCAGATATAAGGAAAAGCATTCCGTTGATCTTGCTGTACAGCGCCGTAGGGTGAAACTGGTAGTACTGCATATTGGATACTTTGCCTTTTGCCCGTGCTACAAAAGCAATTCCGTCTCCGGTAGCAATGGTAGGATTCGTTGTGTTTTTGTAAACATGTCCCGCACCACCAGTGGCTGCCAAAGTTATTTTGGAAGTGATTTTTTTTATGGTCTTTGATTTTTCATCCAGAATGTAAGCGCCGTAGCAGTTGATATCGCCTTCGCTTACTTCTTTTCCCGGAACATGATGCTGGGTGATGATGTCAATGACGTAATGATGATCAAGGATCTCAATGTTGGGGCTGTTATTGGCGGTTTCCAGAAGCGCTCTCTCA includes:
- a CDS encoding TonB-dependent receptor codes for the protein MKLINKSMLSAVITLSTASVYYAQEVQDTVKAKSNDIEQVVITGVADIAKDRKTPVAVSTIKEAQIVQRLGNQEFPEILNSTPSIYATKGGGGFGDGRVNIRGFDTNNTAVMINGVPVNDMEGGTVYWSNWLGLSDVTSAMQVQRGLGSSKLAIASIGGTINVITRAADKKKEGNVTLGLGNDGYLKTLFSYNTGKSAKGWSTSFLMARTAGATYIDGSDFEAYNYYFALGYQPNKKHDFQFTFTGAPQWHNQNFNGTIATYLDMGDGKLDKVFGDEPNRKYNSNWGYMNGRQYSQSVNYYSKPVASINWDWTMSEKSKLSTVVYASWGRGGGTGVIGSINGTSINSLPKTQDGLIRFDDIVAWNQGQAVQWNPSNPAAPINKVNATPGVAQRTNGLVRRASVNSHDWYGILSNFQHKINDNWNFSAGFDGRYYYGYHPGVLTDLWGNSKFIEKDNKNNPNMDVNLVYDPVPSANPFVKAIKDKDQLVYRNYNGEVLWGGVFGQLEYSKDNLSAFIQGSASEQGFSRIDNWIIDGVTEQLGEKVNTKTKMKYLFGYNAKAGVNYNINDNHNVFVNAGYYSKQPNFFAVFPYSVSDGRQTGNQQVINKDLQNEKIASAEFGYGFRSSKLRANLNLYYTSWDDRFVRLTNLTIYGLERATVSLNGVKQVHMGAELEMFYKPLDFLEFNGMLSIGNWKYKNNPTGLLVDENGAPIAGSNGRNEVTLALDGLKVSDAAQTTAAIGATVKPVKNLDIYGTWRYYDNLYGTFSINSGFIIGENGQIPAARAEKGSLKAPSYNLTDVGASYTFNMRNGQKLILTANVYNLFDATYISDLRSSNKKTISDYKDVPGGQTAQQQLDAYNANPSNFYKGLDVSNNVYFGFGRTWSASLSYRF
- the nadC gene encoding carboxylating nicotinate-nucleotide diphosphorylase; this encodes MKRPSYVTDKVLKTFIKNALEEDIQDGDQSTLSTIPADLKQSAKLLVKQDCILAGVELAEIIFKTFDKDLKVEVFIKDGSAAKVGDIALIVTGSARSILSTERLILNCMQRMSGIATLTHDWDSRLVGSKTKLLDTRKTTPNFRVCEKWAVAIGGGTNHRYGLYDMIMLKDNHIDYNGSITNAVKMAKDYVKKNKKKLKIEVETRNLEEVKEALKAKADRIMLDNMNVGMMKQAVELINGACESEASGGITRDMLKEIASTGVTYISAGALTHSAENIDLSLKAVK
- a CDS encoding nucleotidyltransferase domain-containing protein — its product is MEEALEVFLNHWKSKKSVIGILLTGSYAVGLQNKNSDIDIRIIFNQTQTKTLKGLTTINGYTFSYLGRSSDSVKRKFNSEFISRQKFEAYIFNIGKILYDPKSTITELQDLAATYVATPFFKKLNIKSEVKAGLYGLYNHKNHLISIDEESPFFHYHYYVFLKKVLFYYSSYLGYESFLDTKTEKVLCDPGYRAAYHWEDFPDKDFVKLWISGIDPKKISKNTAKTIYHHIESKIEKINEENFKTHWLES
- the nadB gene encoding L-aspartate oxidase; this translates as MIKADVLVIGSGISGLSYAIKVSEQLPDARIIIVTKSDEDESNTKYAQGGLAVVTDFKNDNFEKHIEDTMRAGDGENKRDVVEMVVREAPTRFNEIVEWGANFDMKNGEFALGREGGHTENRIVHHKDITGFEIERALLETANNSPNIEILDHHYVIDIITQHHVPGKEVSEGDINCYGAYILDEKSKTIKKITSKITLAATGGAGHVYKNTTNPTIATGDGIAFVARAKGKVSNMQYYQFHPTALYSKINGMLFLISEAVRGDGAKLRTKKGEKFMHKYDEREELASRDIVARAIDNEMKISGDEYAGLDCRDMNQEKFLEHFPNIYKKCKEEGIDPFTQLIPIVPACHYLMGGIEVDRDGQSSIRNLFAVGECTNSGLHGANRLASNSLLEGLVFGHNAAIKTVALLNENNFNFDDLKAVPEWNEEGMKIMDEMVIVSYLRKQLQEMMSDLVGIVRSNRRLNMALQKHQEIAAAVDEIYHYSILSPQLSELRNLTTVAHLIITQSMEMTENKGAFYNKDLV